DNA from Arthrobacter sp. PvP023:
CCTGGCCGGCTGGCTGCAGGAATCCGGCTGGGAAAAGGTCACCTACCGCAACCTCAGCGGCGGCATCGTGGCCGTCCACCGTGCGCACAAGCCGTTGTCCGGCAGCGCGGCGGCCATCGCCAACCACACCGGCCCCGTGGCGAAACTCCGCCGCAACATCACCCGGCCGGCGAGCTAGCCGAACCTGCCGTGAACGTACTGATCGTCGGCGCCGGCCCTGCGGGGTCCACTGCCGCCTACTACCTCGCCAAGGCCGGCATCCCCGTCACGGTGCTGGAAAAAACCAGGTTCCCGCGCGAAAAGGTCTGCGGCGACGGCCTCACTCCGCGCGCCGTCCGCGAGATCCAAAAGCTCGGCCTGCCGCACGCCGAAGAGGGTGGCTGGCGGCGCAACAAGGGCCTCCGGCTGATCGCAGGCGGCCGCACCATCGAGCTGCCCTGGCCCGAAGTCTCCGATTTCCCCACCTACGGCCTGATCCGCACGCGCCTGGGCTTCGACGAAGAGCTGGCCCGGCACGCAGAGGCCGCCGGCGCCACCATTCTCGAGGGGCACAGCGTCACCGAAGCCCTCCGCGCGCCGGACGGCCGCGTCATCGGTGCCCGCGCTGCCCTGCTTGACGAGTCCGGACGCAAGACGGGGGAGACGCGCGACTTCCATGCCGACGTCGTCCTCGCAGCAGACGGAAACTCGTCCCGGACCGCCGTGTCCGTCGGCATCCAGAAGCGCGACGACCGCCCGCTCGGCGTCGCCGTGCGCACGTACTTCACGAGTCCCCGCCACGACGACGACTGGATGGAGGGCTGGCTGGAGCTCCCCGGCCGCGACGGGAAACTGCTCCCCGGCTATGGCTGGGTGTTCGGCGTAGGCGACGGCACCTCCAACGTGGGCCTGGGCATCCTGAACTCCTCCAAGGAATTCGGCAAGCTCGACTACAAGCAGGTCCTCCGCGAATGGACCGCCGGCATGCCCGCCGAGTGGGGCTTCACGCCCGAGAACCAGGTGGGCGAGATCCGCGGCGCCGCGCTGCCCATGGGCTTCAACCGCACCCCGCACTACTACCCGGGCCTGCTGCTCCTTGGCGACGCCGGCGGCATGGTGTCCCCGTTCAACGGCGAGGGCATCTCCTACGCCATGGAATCCGCCCGCTTTGCGGCCGAATACATCATCGACGCCAGCACCTGGCAGAGCCGCTACGCCAAGTGGACGCACGACGACGCCGACCTCCACTTCAAGGGGTACGCGGACTATGTGCGCGGCCAGTGGGGAAGCCACTTCACCTTGGGCCGCGCGTTCGCCTCAGTGATCGGCAAGCCGTCCGTGATGAAGCTCGCGCTCCGCACTGGCATGCCGTTGCCCGCACTCATGAAGTTCGTAGTCCGGCTGATGGCCAACGTCACGGATGAATCAGCCAAGGGATTCGAGGACAGGGTGATCAGGCTCCTGGAGGCCCTGGTGCCCGCCACCTCCAACACCTCCCTGTCCCCGTCCAGCTACACATCCGCGGTTTCCGCAACAAAAAGTTAGGGTTAACCCGTGACGAACTCTGCCAAGCACAGCTGGACCCACGCCGGACACGGCCTGCCGGACACCAGGGAGCCCGAGCCCAACACCACCGCCATCGCCACAGGACTCCAGCTGCCGGCCGGTTTCGCCGCCATCGCGGACGACCCCGAGCTGGGCCCCGCCATCACCACCAACCTTGCCCGGGTGGAAAAGAAGCTCCGCGAGGCCATCGCCAACTCCGATCCGCTGGCCGACGCAACGTCGCGTCACCTGGTGGAAGCCGGCGGAAAGCGGATCCGCCCATTGCTGGCCCTGCTCTGCGCCCACCTCGGTGATGCCTCGCGTCCGGCCGTGGTGCAGGCCGCCGTGGTGGTTGAGCTCACCCACCTCGCCACGCTTTACCACGACGACGTGATGGACTCGGCCCCGTTCCGCCGCGGCGCCCCCACCGCGCACGAGGTCTGGGGCAACTCGGTGGCCGTGCTCACCGGAGACCTGATCTTCGCCCGCGCATCCATCCTCGTGTCCGAGCTCGGCTCCCGTGCGCTGGGAATCCAGGCCCGCACCTTCGAACGGCTCTGCCTGGGCCAGCTGCACGAGACCGTGGGACCCCGCCCCGACGAGGATCCTGTGGAGCACTACCTGTCCGTCATCGCGGACAAGACCGGCTCCCTGGTTGCTGCCTCCGGCCAGCTCGGTGCCATCTTCGCCGGCGCCGATGAAGCCTACGAACCGCTCCTGGTGGAGTACGGGGAGAAGATCGGTGTGGCCTTCCAGCTGGCCGACGACGTCATCGACGTTACCGGCATCAAGGTCAAGTCCGGCAAGTCCCCGGGCACGGATTTGCGCGAAGGGGTGCCCACCCTGCCGGTGCTGCTGCTGCGCAACGCTGCCGCCGAAGGTGACCAGTCCGCCGTCGAACTCCTGAAACTCATCGACGGCGACCTCTCCTCGGACGAGGCACTCGCTGCCGCCGTGGCAGGCCTGCGGGATCACCGGGTCACCGCGGAGTCGTGGGTCGTGGCTCGTGCTTGGGCCGATGAAGCCATCGCAGCACTGGCGCCACTGCCCGAAGGCGTGGTCAAGTCCTCGCTCACCAGCTTTGCGCTGGCCGTGGTGGACCGCGCGAGCTAGTTTCCCTGGCGTCCTCGCGCCGGCCGCCGTCGGGCCCTGAAGTCCTTGGTTAAACGGAATGGCCCCGGTTCTTTGCAGCAGTACGAGTCATACGCTGCATCGAACCGGGGCCATTTCTCCGTTCGCATCAGATCCACCGGAGGCATTTAGTGGATCCGTGAAACAGTCTATGACAGCTTTGTCACAAATGCGAACCAGGGTGTTAATCGGCGTGTCACAGTTCCTTGGCGCGCTATGGCCACCCGCCATGACCCTGTTTTGCCTACTGCGCCTGCGAAATAGGGGTAGCCACTGCGTGTCGCGGCTCCCGGTGGCGAAACAGGGTCGGCGCGGAGGCTACAGGTTGTCCACATAGCATCGCCGCGGTATGTTGCAGTCAAATTGCCGCACCCATCATGGCTCGATGGACCTCTTCACCTTTCTGCGGCCTCGAGGAGGTGCGGCCAAACGGAGTCAGCTGGTGGCCGCCGGCTTTCAGCGGGCGGAGCTTGAGGCCGCAGTGGCAGGCGGCCTGCTGTTCCGCCCGTTGAGAGGCGTCTACGCGACAACAACCGCGGACGACGGCGTCCTGGCCGCCTTTCGGTCAAACGGCCGGCTCACGTGTATCTCGGCCGCCCCCTACTACAACCTTTGGGCGCTGCACCCGGCACAGGCATTGCACTTGAGCTGCGGGAACGGGGTTCCTAAAGCGGGTGTGGTGGACCATTCATCCTGCACCCACCCCAAGCATCCGTCGCTGCCAGTGGCCGGGCTT
Protein-coding regions in this window:
- a CDS encoding polyprenyl synthetase family protein gives rise to the protein MTNSAKHSWTHAGHGLPDTREPEPNTTAIATGLQLPAGFAAIADDPELGPAITTNLARVEKKLREAIANSDPLADATSRHLVEAGGKRIRPLLALLCAHLGDASRPAVVQAAVVVELTHLATLYHDDVMDSAPFRRGAPTAHEVWGNSVAVLTGDLIFARASILVSELGSRALGIQARTFERLCLGQLHETVGPRPDEDPVEHYLSVIADKTGSLVAASGQLGAIFAGADEAYEPLLVEYGEKIGVAFQLADDVIDVTGIKVKSGKSPGTDLREGVPTLPVLLLRNAAAEGDQSAVELLKLIDGDLSSDEALAAAVAGLRDHRVTAESWVVARAWADEAIAALAPLPEGVVKSSLTSFALAVVDRAS
- a CDS encoding geranylgeranyl reductase family protein, which produces MNVLIVGAGPAGSTAAYYLAKAGIPVTVLEKTRFPREKVCGDGLTPRAVREIQKLGLPHAEEGGWRRNKGLRLIAGGRTIELPWPEVSDFPTYGLIRTRLGFDEELARHAEAAGATILEGHSVTEALRAPDGRVIGARAALLDESGRKTGETRDFHADVVLAADGNSSRTAVSVGIQKRDDRPLGVAVRTYFTSPRHDDDWMEGWLELPGRDGKLLPGYGWVFGVGDGTSNVGLGILNSSKEFGKLDYKQVLREWTAGMPAEWGFTPENQVGEIRGAALPMGFNRTPHYYPGLLLLGDAGGMVSPFNGEGISYAMESARFAAEYIIDASTWQSRYAKWTHDDADLHFKGYADYVRGQWGSHFTLGRAFASVIGKPSVMKLALRTGMPLPALMKFVVRLMANVTDESAKGFEDRVIRLLEALVPATSNTSLSPSSYTSAVSATKS